A region from the Deltaproteobacteria bacterium genome encodes:
- a CDS encoding DUF1992 domain-containing protein, whose translation MVDIFRKIAETKIREAQERGDFDDLPGQGQPLDLSDWSAVPEELRLAYKILKNAGYTPQEVEIKKEIAQIEDLLASAKSEKEKYLQIKKLNFLVTKLNMMRSVPVHFEKHQVYFEKMVDKISVVSEKKDKSQK comes from the coding sequence ATGGTTGATATCTTTAGAAAAATCGCTGAAACTAAAATTCGTGAAGCCCAGGAGAGAGGTGACTTCGATGACCTGCCCGGCCAGGGGCAACCCTTAGATCTGTCTGACTGGAGTGCGGTGCCGGAAGAACTGCGCCTGGCTTACAAAATTTTAAAGAACGCTGGCTACACCCCGCAGGAAGTGGAAATCAAAAAAGAGATCGCTCAGATTGAAGATTTATTAGCCTCCGCGAAAAGCGAAAAAGAAAAGTACCTCCAGATCAAAAAACTCAATTTTCTAGTGACTAAGTTGAATATGATGCGCTCGGTTCCGGTTCATTTTGAAAAGCATCAGGTCTACTTTGAAAAGATGGTAGATAAGATCTCTGTGGTATCGGAGAAAAAAGACAAGAGCCAGAAATAA